A stretch of Amycolatopsis balhimycina FH 1894 DNA encodes these proteins:
- a CDS encoding YnfA family protein: MVLRSILLFLAAAVLEIGGAWLVWQGVRENRGLLWIGGGVIALGLYGFVATLQPDAHFGRILAAYGGVFVAGSLAWGVIADGYRPDRYDVIGALLCLAGVAVIMYAPRS, from the coding sequence GTGGTTCTGCGCTCGATCCTGCTGTTCCTGGCCGCGGCCGTCCTCGAGATCGGCGGGGCCTGGCTGGTCTGGCAAGGGGTGCGCGAAAACCGTGGTCTCCTGTGGATCGGTGGGGGAGTGATCGCGCTCGGCCTGTACGGCTTCGTCGCGACGCTCCAGCCGGACGCCCACTTCGGCCGCATCCTCGCCGCGTACGGCGGCGTGTTCGTGGCGGGTTCGCTGGCGTGGGGCGTGATCGCGGACGGTTACCGTCCCGACCGCTACGACGTCATCGGCGCGCTCCTCTGCCTGGCCGGGGTCGCGGTGATCATGTACGCGCCCCGTTCCTGA
- the cysC gene encoding adenylyl-sulfate kinase — translation MQLLRIATAGSVDDGKSTLIGRLLFDSKAIFTDQLAAVERASRDRGEDYPDLALLTDGLRAEREQGITIDVAHRYFATPRRKFIIADTPGHLQYTRNMVTGASTADLALVLVDARKGVLEQSRRHAFLASLLGIGHLVVCVNKMDLVGWSQERFDEIREDFRRFAMKLDVADLTFVPVSALHGDNVVHRSASMPWYEGTSLLHQLEEVHVASDRNLIDARFPVQYVIRRSDFRGYAGTVAGGVFKPGDEVVALPSGFTSKVRAVWGPGGQPLAEAFTGQAVAVELADDLDLGRGAMLCRPGNRAESAREVDALVCWFSERAALTPGATYAVRHTTTETRGTVDRLEYRLDVTTLHRDETAESLQLNDIGRIRLRTRAPLLFDPYRRNRATGGLLLVDEHTGDTVAAGMITGAVASPVVWHTAAVRREDRPTRGATVWLTGLSASGKSSVAVELERRLVAAGRPAYLLDGDNLRHGLNKGLGFSPEDRAENVRRVAEVARLFADAGVVAIASLISPYEADRAQARSLHNGLPFVEVFVDTPLEVCEARDPKGMYAKARAGEITGFTGIDAPYERPSSPDLVLRPGDGDPAAMAAAIQAVLDDLG, via the coding sequence ATGCAGCTGCTGAGGATCGCCACGGCGGGAAGCGTGGACGACGGCAAGTCCACTTTGATCGGCCGGCTGCTGTTCGACTCGAAGGCGATCTTCACCGACCAGCTCGCCGCCGTCGAACGCGCCAGCCGCGACCGCGGCGAGGACTACCCGGACCTCGCGCTGCTCACCGACGGCCTGCGCGCCGAACGCGAGCAGGGCATCACCATCGACGTCGCCCACCGCTACTTCGCCACGCCCAGGCGCAAGTTCATCATCGCGGACACGCCGGGGCACCTGCAGTACACGCGGAACATGGTGACCGGCGCGTCGACGGCCGACCTGGCGCTGGTCCTCGTCGACGCGCGCAAGGGCGTGCTGGAGCAGTCGCGGCGGCACGCGTTCCTCGCGTCGCTGCTCGGGATCGGGCACCTCGTGGTGTGCGTGAACAAGATGGACCTCGTCGGCTGGTCGCAGGAGCGCTTCGACGAGATCCGCGAGGACTTCCGCCGGTTCGCGATGAAACTCGACGTCGCCGACCTGACGTTCGTGCCGGTTTCGGCGCTGCACGGCGACAACGTCGTCCACCGCAGCGCGAGCATGCCCTGGTACGAAGGCACTTCGCTGCTGCACCAGCTGGAAGAGGTGCACGTCGCCTCCGACCGCAACCTGATCGACGCGCGGTTCCCGGTGCAGTACGTGATCCGCCGGTCCGACTTCCGCGGCTACGCGGGCACCGTCGCGGGCGGGGTGTTCAAGCCGGGCGACGAGGTCGTGGCCCTGCCGTCGGGGTTCACGTCGAAGGTGCGCGCGGTGTGGGGCCCGGGCGGGCAACCCCTGGCGGAGGCGTTCACCGGCCAGGCGGTCGCGGTGGAGCTGGCCGACGACCTCGACCTGGGCCGCGGGGCCATGCTGTGCCGCCCGGGCAACCGCGCGGAGTCGGCCCGCGAGGTCGACGCGCTCGTGTGCTGGTTCTCCGAACGCGCCGCCCTGACACCGGGCGCGACCTACGCGGTACGGCACACGACCACCGAGACGCGGGGCACGGTCGACCGCCTCGAATACCGCCTCGACGTCACCACCCTGCACCGCGACGAGACAGCGGAGTCGTTGCAGCTCAACGACATCGGCCGGATCCGGCTGCGCACGCGGGCGCCACTGCTGTTCGACCCGTACCGCCGCAACCGCGCCACCGGCGGGCTCCTGCTGGTCGACGAGCACACGGGCGACACGGTCGCGGCCGGCATGATCACCGGCGCGGTCGCTTCCCCGGTCGTCTGGCACACCGCGGCGGTGCGTCGCGAAGACCGCCCGACCCGGGGCGCGACGGTGTGGCTCACCGGGCTTTCGGCGTCGGGGAAGTCGTCGGTGGCGGTCGAGCTGGAACGGCGGCTGGTCGCGGCCGGGCGTCCGGCCTACCTCCTCGACGGCGACAACCTGCGCCACGGGCTCAACAAGGGCCTCGGCTTCAGCCCGGAGGACCGGGCGGAGAACGTCCGGCGGGTGGCGGAGGTGGCCCGCCTGTTCGCGGACGCGGGCGTGGTGGCGATCGCGTCGCTGATCAGCCCGTACGAGGCCGACCGGGCCCAGGCGCGTTCTCTTCACAACGGGCTGCCGTTCGTCGAGGTCTTCGTCGACACGCCGCTGGAGGTGTGCGAGGCCCGCGACCCGAAGGGGATGTACGCGAAGGCACGCGCCGGGGAGATCACCGGCTTCACCGGCATCGACGCGCCCTACGAGCGGCCTTCGTCGCCCGATCTGGTGCTGCGCCCGGGCGACGGCGACCCGGCGGCGATGGCGGCCGCGATCCAGGCTGTCCTCGACGATCTCGGCTGA
- a CDS encoding snapalysin family zinc-dependent metalloprotease, with the protein MNGRVIGRIVALATAVAAPLGLGLAIAPAASAAAVTTLYYSSSGAPDYLAQIDQGAANWNAAVTDVKLVKRSTGATIVFHEVHSGGSYTNTNGHGRGQIYLDTSQVAEGFDPTRIAAHELGHNLGLPDHYTGPCTELMSGHGPGTACKNAKPSAAEAAKVQSLWVNGFAAETTARKVAF; encoded by the coding sequence ATGAACGGACGCGTGATCGGCCGGATCGTGGCGCTGGCCACGGCTGTCGCCGCCCCGCTGGGCCTGGGGCTCGCCATCGCCCCGGCTGCCTCGGCGGCGGCTGTCACGACGCTCTACTACAGCTCCTCGGGCGCGCCGGACTACCTCGCCCAGATCGACCAGGGCGCGGCCAACTGGAACGCCGCGGTCACCGACGTGAAGCTGGTCAAGCGGAGCACGGGCGCCACGATCGTGTTCCACGAAGTGCACAGCGGCGGCTCCTACACGAACACGAACGGGCACGGGCGCGGCCAGATCTACCTGGACACGAGCCAGGTCGCCGAAGGCTTCGACCCGACCCGGATCGCCGCGCACGAGCTGGGCCACAACCTCGGCCTGCCCGACCACTACACTGGTCCGTGCACCGAGCTGATGTCCGGCCACGGCCCCGGCACGGCCTGCAAGAACGCGAAGCCGTCCGCGGCGGAGGCGGCGAAGGTGCAATCCTTGTGGGTGAACGGTTTCGCGGCGGAGACCACCGCGCGCAAGGTCGCCTTCTAG
- a CDS encoding response regulator — translation MSVRVLLADDEPLIRAGLRAIVDSEDGLSVVGEAVDGAEVPGLVARLRPDVVLMDVRMPAVDGIRATTHLMSTVDNPPKVIVVTTFENDDYVYDALVAGASGFLLKRTRPEEIVAAIRTVVAGESLLFPAAIRRLAARHAPASPGDGLAGAGLTEREREVLRLMAGGLSNVEIAGELYLGVQTVKTHVGNVLAKLGARDRTQAVVRAYDSGFVTPAG, via the coding sequence ATGAGCGTGCGCGTGCTGCTGGCCGACGACGAGCCGCTGATCCGCGCCGGGCTGCGGGCGATCGTCGACAGCGAAGACGGCCTTTCGGTGGTCGGGGAGGCCGTCGACGGCGCCGAGGTGCCCGGGCTGGTGGCCCGGCTGCGCCCGGACGTCGTGCTGATGGACGTGCGGATGCCCGCGGTGGACGGGATCCGGGCCACCACGCACCTGATGTCCACTGTGGACAACCCGCCCAAGGTCATCGTGGTGACCACGTTCGAGAACGACGACTACGTCTACGACGCGCTCGTCGCGGGAGCCAGCGGGTTCCTGCTCAAGCGGACCCGGCCGGAGGAGATCGTGGCGGCGATCCGGACCGTGGTGGCGGGGGAGTCGCTGCTGTTCCCGGCGGCGATCCGCAGGCTGGCCGCCCGGCACGCGCCGGCGTCCCCCGGCGACGGCCTGGCCGGCGCCGGGCTCACCGAGCGCGAGCGCGAAGTGCTGCGGCTGATGGCCGGCGGACTGTCCAATGTGGAGATCGCGGGCGAGCTGTACCTGGGCGTCCAGACGGTGAAGACGCACGTCGGCAACGTGCTGGCGAAACTCGGGGCACGCGACCGGACCCAGGCGGTGGTCCGCGCGTACGACTCGGGCTTCGTGACGCCCGCGGGATAG
- a CDS encoding sensor histidine kinase, translating to MRVLRPLTSKATYRRWVYLVLGGAISVPYLLFAVVAVPSVLPFVTTLEQAMVAGGLLTLAVLAGTAFLPAVHVLESTAIRELLDDPVPDAPAKPHTRQGRLHAATMFLLHVVAGLSVSFFSLAAPVAIGVSISAVFTGYLMRTTEGQDITVPKGWASAWLPVVFAFGVVLLIYAVWAVGGLLRRAAAGLLGTTAADRIARLERRTEQLAERNRLARELHDSVGHALSVVTLQAGAARRTLRTDPDFTERALGAIEESARTALDDLDHVLGLLREEAAGRAPQPALADLETLLKTTGTDVTAEIRGDLAAVPPVVSREVYRILQECLTNVVRHAGRVPVTVVVDVSADELLARVANPLGSGAGRAGGGRGLRGMTERVAVLGGELTAGRVDDRWEVVVRVPWGSGR from the coding sequence GTGCGCGTACTGCGGCCCCTGACGAGCAAGGCCACCTACCGCCGCTGGGTCTACCTCGTCCTCGGCGGCGCGATCAGCGTGCCCTACCTGCTGTTCGCCGTGGTCGCCGTGCCGTCGGTGCTGCCGTTCGTCACCACGCTGGAACAGGCCATGGTCGCCGGCGGCCTCCTCACCCTCGCCGTGCTGGCCGGGACCGCGTTCCTGCCCGCCGTGCACGTGCTGGAGTCCACCGCGATCCGCGAGCTGCTGGACGACCCGGTGCCGGACGCGCCCGCGAAGCCGCACACCCGCCAGGGACGGCTGCACGCCGCGACGATGTTCCTGCTGCACGTCGTCGCCGGGCTCAGCGTCAGCTTCTTCAGCCTCGCCGCGCCCGTCGCGATCGGGGTGTCGATCAGCGCCGTGTTCACCGGGTACCTCATGCGGACCACCGAGGGGCAAGACATCACCGTGCCGAAGGGCTGGGCTTCGGCGTGGCTCCCGGTGGTCTTCGCGTTCGGTGTGGTGCTGCTGATCTACGCCGTCTGGGCGGTCGGCGGGCTGCTGCGCCGGGCGGCGGCCGGGCTGCTCGGGACGACCGCCGCCGACCGGATCGCCCGGCTGGAACGGCGGACCGAACAGCTCGCCGAACGCAACCGGCTGGCCAGGGAGCTGCACGATTCGGTCGGGCACGCGCTGAGCGTCGTCACCCTCCAGGCGGGCGCCGCGCGGCGGACGTTGCGCACCGATCCCGACTTCACCGAACGGGCGCTGGGCGCTATCGAGGAGTCGGCCCGCACCGCGCTCGACGACCTCGACCACGTGCTCGGGCTGCTGCGGGAGGAGGCGGCGGGCCGGGCGCCGCAGCCGGCGCTGGCCGACCTGGAGACCTTGCTGAAAACGACCGGCACCGACGTCACGGCCGAGATCCGCGGCGACCTGGCCGCCGTGCCGCCGGTCGTGTCGCGCGAGGTGTACCGGATCCTGCAGGAATGCCTGACGAACGTGGTCCGCCACGCCGGCAGGGTCCCGGTGACGGTGGTCGTCGACGTGTCGGCGGATGAGCTCCTCGCGCGAGTCGCCAACCCGCTGGGGAGCGGTGCGGGCCGGGCCGGCGGTGGCCGTGGCCTGCGCGGGATGACCGAGCGGGTGGCGGTGCTCGGCGGCGAGCTCACGGCGGGCCGGGTGGACGACCGGTGGGAGGTCGTGGTGCGGGTGCCGTGGGGGAGCGGGCGATGA
- a CDS encoding VOC family protein, whose product MTSVRQVQVTFDCAEPERVARFWCEVLGYVVPPPPEGFATWADYGSSLPPERQGAGFVCHDPEGVGPRLYFQRVPEGKVVKNRVHLDVRVGTGLVGEERLAALEAECARLETLGAKRLWLQKADEYNESCLTMQDIEGNEFCLD is encoded by the coding sequence ATGACGTCGGTCAGGCAGGTCCAGGTCACCTTCGACTGCGCGGAACCCGAACGCGTCGCCCGGTTCTGGTGCGAGGTGCTCGGGTACGTCGTCCCGCCACCGCCGGAGGGGTTCGCCACCTGGGCCGACTACGGCAGCTCGCTGCCGCCCGAGCGTCAGGGAGCCGGATTCGTCTGCCACGACCCCGAGGGGGTGGGCCCGCGGCTGTACTTCCAGCGCGTGCCCGAAGGCAAGGTCGTCAAGAACCGGGTGCACCTCGACGTGCGGGTCGGCACCGGGCTCGTCGGTGAAGAGCGGCTCGCCGCCCTCGAGGCCGAGTGCGCACGGCTGGAGACGCTCGGGGCGAAACGCCTGTGGCTCCAGAAGGCGGACGAGTACAACGAGTCGTGCCTGACGATGCAGGACATCGAGGGCAACGAGTTCTGCCTGGACTGA